The Canis aureus isolate CA01 chromosome 6, VMU_Caureus_v.1.0, whole genome shotgun sequence genome contains the following window.
TTGAGATCTAGATTCAGGACTTGGTTTCGAGGCCTTGCTTTTGGTGATGgtttgaatgtttgtgtcccccaaaattcatatgttggaaaTATGATGTCCagggaagtggggcctttgggaggtgatggggCATTAGTGCTCTTACAAAGGAGGCACCAGAAAGATCCCTCttcccttctgccatgtgaagacacagtgaagAGTTAGCCATATGTGACCCAGAAGAGGGCCTTCTCCAGGACCTGACCGAGCtggcatcctgatcttggactcccACTTTCttgaactatgagaaataaatttttgttgtttctcaaccacccagtctgtggcatcTTCTGAAAGCAGCCTCCAAAGACTAAGGCACTCTGTTAGTAACCAGTTTTATGAGCTTATGTGAACCATACAGCTTCACCATATccccattttctcttctgtaaaagagGGAAAGTGATATTGGTAGGTGGATGGAAGGCTCATATGGGGTAATGTAGATAAAACTAATGTATAAATAACTCTGCCTGGTACATTCATACATTTCAACACTAAATGATAGTTAAGTTGTGTGGATGTATTTCAGAAACACAATGTTggtaaaacaaggaaaaatgaaaaaggttatgtattatatatactactatataatactataataatatgtattaaatataatatgtatttagtACTATTTATATAATGCTTaaaaacatgggatgcctgggtggctcagcggttgagcatctgcctttggctcagggtgtgatcctggggtcccgggatcaagtccctcatcgggcttccagcgaggagcctgcctctccttctgtctatgtctctgcctctctctccctgtgtctccatgaataaataaataaaatctaaaaaaaaaaaaatactagccaatacttaatattttttacaggtaaatatatttgcagaaaacattaagaaatatatGGTAATGATAAAACATCTAAGAGAGTGGATACATTGAGGTGGAGTTGTTGGAGGGGAAGTTCAGAGCCTTCGATTACATATTTTCATTGTCttatttctcaaaaacaaaacagaacaaaagactGAATGAAGTCGATACAGCAAAACGGCTAAATCTTGGTGGTGGGCACAGGGGGGTTTATCCTCTTATTCCCTGTGCTCTTTTGTGAGCTTAAACGATTTAGCAAAAGAACtatgaggagtgcctgggtggctccactggttaagcgtccgactcttgatttcagggttcaggtcatggtctcagggtcatgagatcaaaccctgcgttgggctctgcactgggcatgcagcctgcttaagattctctttctgcttctttctgtctctaaaaaaatcagaaaagaagaacgTAGAAGCTAGTTGTTAATGTCATCACTAGGTTTGATTCTCCAACCATTGGGGAAGAGGGTATGAATAACGAGGTGCTTGAGAAACCAGAATGAGCTGAGGCCCCAGGCATTGTGATTTCAAGTCCCAGACATGGCAGTTAACTGCTAAGGAGAATATTCCAGTCCTCACAATCCCAGCTACGCTGGAATAGTGATGCTGGCACATGTTCACTGATGCTTATTGTGGGACAGGATGttgggctccaccttcatgagtTAGTTACTGTTACTGAGTAAATGAGGGCTATCTGGACCCCCACCAGGAGACAGTGGCTGCAGGTCCCAAGTAAAAGCAGATATGAGCATGAGATCAGCAAACGTGTTGTGCCTACGAAGCTCCGAGAACCCAGATTTGCAGTAGGCCCCCAGAACCAGAGAGCATCTTCCTTCTGGATTAGCTAGAAGAAAGAAGGGCTATCTGCCAAGAGCTGAAGCTTGAAAGCCTTCCAGAGTCAGAGAGAAGGATGTGGATGGGAGAGGCTGGGCTTGGGGACTGGAAGGTTTCTAAGAAGTTTTCTGAGCTGGGCACTCAGTCTCCCTGTGTCCACATTTGCCAGCTGTCCACTCTCCCCTTTGGGACTGCCCTACATCTCCCACCGTGTGTTTGTGGTGTGACAAAGAAGACAGCCTGTGATGGACGGTGTCATGAATGATGTGTAAGGGGTTACCAAGGGAGAAAGTGGTGTGTCCCAAGGTCATTGGCAAAAGCAGTCCCTCTGGCTTGCTTGGGCAGTGACGGAAATCTGTTTTGAAATTCAGAAGCATATTAGggacaagaaagagagaaaagaatcctAAAGCTCTATTTTATGGTATGttaattattttccatataaagctgttgaaaaagaaatatataaaaaggggCTGGGAGAGTGGCTATGAAGCCTCCTTTGTTACATGGGGGGGTGCTTGCAAGGGCTGGCTGGGTCTGGGGGGGAGCTGCCCTCCTGCTCCCCGACCCCCAGGGTCTGCAtgacaccccctgccccccaccccccaagctcAGCTCCGTATTCTTGCCCGCAGAGGAATTCCAGGCCCTGCTGAAGAGGCTGCCTGACGACAGGTTCCTGAACTCCACGGCCATCTCCCAGTTCTGGGCCGTGGACACCAGCCTTCAGCACCGCTACCAACAGCTGGGAGCCAGCCTGAAGCTGCTGGTCAAGAAGACACATCGCATTGTCCGCCGGCTCTTCAACCTCTGCAAGCGCTGCCACCGGCAGCCTCGCTTCCGCCTGCCCAAGGAGAGGTGAGCGCCCCAGCCGCCAGGGCCCAGGGTGGCCCCatcccaggggctgcaggggccggggggcaggggtAGAAGGCTCTCTGTCCAACTGGGAGATCTGGCAGTGGTGACCCACGTGAGGCCTTTGAGATCCCCCTGCTGTCACCTCCCCGTGTGTCATTCTCAATTCTGACTGGTGCCTGAagcgagagagagaaaacagagagaagcTAATTTTACTTCTCTATAAATTGTAGTGGATTCAAATGTTATTCTAATCATACTCCAATTCTCACTCATCTCGGTTTTAAGACGTTTTTTAGGAAAGAAAGGGGTGGAGTTGGAGCTCACACTCCAATTGCATATGGTGAGAATACACACATCAGATTTCTTCAAACGAGTGACTGCTCTCGgccacagaaggagaggaagccaggccctgctgccctgggagcaGAGCGGGGCTGTCCAGTCAGAGACACTCCCTCATCCACCCCCTCGTGCGCCCATTTACTTAATAAGTGCACGCAGCATATCCTAATTTTAAGCTGTGTGTCGAGGGGCGGTATTTGTTCATTGAgaagatataataaatatacagaaacataaaaactataaaattttaactATGTGGCAGCCACTTAAATTCATGTTGGTAGAACATAAATCAGAGGTGCAGTTTAGTAAAAGCAAGAGCTGGAGAGAAAAGCCACCTTGGAGAAGGAAGTCTGGGCCAGATTGTGTGGGAGAGATGGGAATGGTGCGCTGAGACGGGGCCTTGTGGGGTAGGGAAGCTACCCTGCAACCCAGAGCTGTGGCTCTGACTGAGGCGCTGGTAACAGGGAAGCCCGAGTGGAGAACTCAGGCCAGCCAAGGCTTCGGGAAGAGGTTCCTTTTTGTGTTTTCAAATAATCACTCTTAAGTGCTTACCAGGCACCAGGAACAATCCCGGTATCTGAGAATATGTTGGCGGATTATGCGGTGTCCTTGCTTTCGTGGCATCTGCAGAGAGGCCATCTGTGAACAAGGAGACAATAAACAATCAGTTCCCATCCTGATCCTTGCTGTGGATGACATAAAACAGAGCAGTGTGCTAGAGAGCGGAGGAGCGGTTCTTTTGAAAAGGGTGTCATGGAAGACCTCTTGGAGGAGCTATCAGAGGAGCTGAAATAGAAGCCTGAAGAGGAAGCCAGCTATAGAAGATTCCTGCTCTGGGTGGAAGAGAGACAGATGCAGAGGGAATAGAAAGGACAGGGATGGTGAAGTAGGACAGAAACGGATGGGATGCCAGCAAGCTGGGAGAGCCAGTTGCTGGATAGTCTTCTCTAGAAGGCTGAAAGCCACACAGGAGGTTTCCATACAGACACGTGGGAGATCTTCTGTAGGCTGTTGAGTAAGCGAGGGAGGTGGTACCAGGGAGGGATGAGCCTGGCTGCTTCCAGTACAAGCGTGATGTCAAGTATTGCTGGTGTTGATCCATCAGACATTGAGCTCTGGGCCTTAGTCATTCCAGAAGTGGTGCGGTAGGGTTTCCATCATTCAGAGAACCTGGGGCTTTATCTTTCTCCTTACCTTTCCCACCTATTAGTCAACCCCCTCCTACCTTTGGGGTAGGGAGTGACGGCGATGTGTTCCTAGGACTCCTTATTCATTTTTACCTCCTTCCCAAAGGTCTTTGTCCTACTGGTGGAATCGAGTCCAGTCCCTGCTCTACTGTGGAGAGAGCACGTTCCCTGGCACCTTCCTGGAGCAGAGCCACAGCTGCACCTGCCCCTATGACCAGTCCTCCTGCCAGGGCCCCATCCCGTGTGCCTTGGGGGAGGGGCCAGCGTGTGCCCACTGTGCTCCGGACAACAGCACGCGCTGTGGGGGCTGTAACCCAGGCTATGTGCTAGCCCAGGGCTTGTGCCGGCCAGAGGTGGCTGAGTCCCTGGAGAACTTTCTGGGGCTAGAGACAGACCTGCAGGACCTGGAGCTGAAGTACCTGCTGCAGAAGCGGGACAGCCGCATTGAGGTGCACTCCATCTTTATCAGCAACGACATGCGTCTGGGCAGCTGGTTCGACCCTTCCTGGAGGAAGCGCATGCTGCTCACCCTGAAGAGCAACAAATACAAGCCTGGGCTAGTGCACGTGATGCTGGCCCTGTCCCTGCAGATCTGCCTCACCAAGAACAGCACCCTGGAGCCTGTCATGGCCATCTATGTCAACCCTTTTGGGGGCAGCCACTCTGAGAGCTGGTTCATGCCTGTGAATGAGGGCAGCTTCCCCGACTGGGAGAGGACTAACGTGGATGCAGCCGCCCAGTGCCGAAACTGGACGATCACCTTGGGCAACAGGTGGAAGACCTTCTTTGAGACTGTCCACGTTTACCTCCGGAGCCGAATCAAGTCCCTGGATGACAGCTCCAATGAGACAATCTACTACGAGCCCCTGGAGATGACCGATCCCTCCAAGAACTTAGGATACATGAAAATCAACACATTGCAGGTCTTTGGCTACAGCCTACCTTTTGACCCGGATGCTATCCGGGACTTAATTCTCCAGTTAGACTACCCATACACTCAAGGTTCCCAGGACTCTGCCCTCTTGCAGCTCATAGAGCTTAGGGACCGGGTAAACCAGCTTTCTCCACCCGGCAAGGTCCGGCTTGACCTTTTCTCCTGCCTGCTCCGGCATCGGCTCAAGCTGGCCAACAATGAGGTGGGCAGGATCCAGTCCTCCCTGAGGGCTTTCAATTCCAAGCTGCCAAACCCCGTGGAGTATGAGACAGGCAAACTCTGTAGCTAATGGGGGCCCCCCTCCAgtgctgggcagggaggtgaTCCAGGGTGATCCATGAAATCCAGGGTGCAAAGATCATCCAAGCCCTCACCTTAGTGCCAACAGGGTTCTCCCTTGAGACTTTCAGCACCCAGCAGACAGGACCTCAGGGCTTGGACTGAAGCaggcaggagagaaaggaagcGCTACTGCACATGCGCACACGCTCACCATGTGCATGtgcgagcacacacacacacacacgcgtgcaaACACACACGCTCTCACTCACACAGGGAGGCtacccctgagcagcctcaaaTCTGTAAAGTCGGTGCTTTCAAATGAATGCAGTTGAAAGAGAGGAGCCAAGGGAGAGATTAGAAAAAGAACCAGCCaacccatgaaaaaataaatccttaaaagtGATTCTTATCATTCAAGAAGGCAAGAGGGGGCACAGCGGTAGGAGTGGGagcagctcctcctccctctccgtGGAGtcacttttgtattctttttaaccAGATTTCTTAAAATGGCATTGTTTCGTGATTCCCCACGTTGGTTCTTACTTTTTGTACGCTGCCTCGTCTGCACCCTCCCAGACACTGACTGCCTCTCAAGCCGGCTCCCCTGAGAAACTCAAGGTGATACCAACAGAGGACCGTAAGGGCGGGCAGGCAGGCttgctctgctccccactcctccctccctccggcCCCCCCGCTTCCTCAGCCTCCCCACTTTGCTCTGTGTACCCTCGTGGTCCAGCCGGAGCTCCTCTTCCAACAGCACCCATTCTGCCCAAGAAAGCAGCTCTGTCAAGTTAGAAAGAGACAATGTATagggaaatgttcttttttaaaaacgaaacaaaaacaaaacaaaaatatttattttgtgattgttttctttgtcaATCTGCTCCAGCCACATGAACATACAAGTAAAAGTTTACctgatttaatatattttcttaaaaggccttttttaggggaaaaatgagagagaaaagagagaaaaaaaaaaaagagtatagcTCCTTGGgctgcctggattttttttttttttttaattgctctgtGTGTGATACGTGGGCATTCATGGATGGTGGCTATTGCTGTGGGGGAGGCTGGGTGATTCGTGTATGCTTTCACAAGTGAATGCATGTCAGGCTTGGTTGGttgtgtgtgtgagcgtgtgtgtttATGTGGGGGTTATCTGGCTACCagtccaccccctcccccgcccctgcacCTCTTTTCCCAGGCATGAGAACTAATGCAGGCCCTTCAGCCAGGATTTCCCACTATCAGGAGAGTAGTGTCAAAGTCCCTGCTCACAAGGGGGCCCCCAGGCTGCGTGCTGGGCAAGTGTCTGCTAATGGAACTCCTCTTTGCCAACACTGCCGCGGACATCAGGAGAGTCTCCCATGCTCTCTGCATCTTATGGTCCACGATCTCCATTTGAGGAAACTGGGAAGGATGCAGACATGGCATTGGCTTTTCTCCATCCTGTGTGATTACCACCTTCCCAGCCTAAAGAGCAGGTTGGACATACACCACACAGAATAAGGCATCATTCTCACCACAGTGCCTCCCCCAGGTGGTCAGAGAAGCATTTCAGAGCATATCTCTTGGAGAGTCACTTCCCTGTCTATTCTCCACAGGGTCCAAGTACGATGAGGAGGCATGATGACCTGCACTTTCTTCAGGCAAAAGTCACCACATACATACTCAGTACTCCATCCCCTACCTGGGCTGTATCTCAGCTGGTACAAAATGAACTGGGAGAACGAAAGGATGGTCATGTCTATGTGCCCAAGAGCCTTCTATGTTTATTGTTGCATAGAGAAGAACTCAGCATTATATTTAAGCATAGCACCATATTTCAACCCACAAGGACCTGAAATCCTTGGTAGATCAGCAGCCTCCAGCATTTCTTTCTTCACAATTTCCCTGGAGCCTTCTAGGGTAGAAATCCAGAGCGATGGGAGAATCGAGGGGTGGACACAGGTATTGGCTGTCTATTTCTACTCGGCCACTGCTTGCTCTGGGGAATTTATACCAAGCCATCTGTGGAAGATGGAGCCAGCAGATGTCGTCCTGGTCAGTGGGGTATGGATGTGTCAGAGGAGTGTGCTTTTGTTGGGAAAGGGGATTGTGGTAGGAAGGGATTGACACTTTTCAACGGTGGGGTTTGAGAGGTGCAAGACAGATATTAGAGGCTGATTTTAGCACTGGCTGTGCAGGTCTACATGCTGTAGGATTGGGTGGGCACAGGCTGTCACCCATGAATTAAAGGCCCAGCATGCGCAGCAATATTCAGAATGAGGTGGAAAGCAACTGAGAATGTGTTGTGTGCAAGGTCAGCAGAGCGCACCTTCAGTGGCGTGAGGGTAGTTGCCCCGGCGAGGAGTGAGTCAGTGCCCGAGGGCTCCCGTCTTCCCTGGGCAGATGTCACCGTGGAGTGGTGGGAGACCTCAGTTGTCAATCTCTGAATCACACCATGCTGGGGCAAAGTGTACCTATAGAGTTGCGCTTCTTATCTTAAGTAGAGGGTTGTCTCGTTATCTCAGACTCCATGTCTTAGGAAGGCCCTGGGAAGATGAAGGTGTGATGTATTAAGGTTTTAGAAATATATGCACTGAGTTATAAGGATTTCTACTTCTTGCCTGCTCAAAGGTTTAAACCATTAAGCTGGGTGTATCAACTCCATTTAAAAACACTATCACACATTAGTAAATATTTAGGAGTGCCCTTGTGAGCCCAGATGCAAGTACTATATGATAGAAGGCCTAAAAGACATTATTAATTAACACAGCAGAAAGAATGTTCATATTTGACCTACCAATCTGTTACCTGTGATGGATGCTTGACTCTTCTGTTCTGAGACAGTGATGAACAGGTTTCCGGTGTACCAGATTTTGGGTCAAAGCAACAGACCAAAGATTTTGCTTCTAGAAAGCAAGTGAGAGATGGGGGCACTTTGCTTCTAGAAAGCAAGTGAGAGATGTGGTGGGGGTAAAGGATGGGCAAGATTCCTTAAGAAGTTTCTAAAGGCTTGAAACCATGAATTCAGTATAGAGTTTCTCAGAAAACTAGGCTATGAAATGTCACAATATGAAAAGGCTATCCCTAGTCAAAATTGTCACCTTGGAAGTCTATAATAATCAGAATATGTGAACAACCTATTCTTAtacaaagctgaaaataaagaATTGTCATTAATTAATTAGGACTGAGCTGTCAATGTTGGTGAACTCAATGTAGAATTAAGAGCCAAATCACAATTCAGTTATTGGATATAACAATCAGGAATCCAAGCCTTAATTGTAACCCCGAAGAACGAATACATCAAATGCTAATCTGCCCTAATGCTCAAGACTAATGCTTCTAATACTAAATAACACATTTAATGCCCCCTGCTAATAATATAATGCTATGCTCTGCAAGCATATTCATGCATCCacagccaaaaaaataaatgaacatctCTTCAAGTACAGGGTATCACAAATAGTTCAGATCCAATTCTTGGCTTCTTTTCACAAATATGAAAATAGTCATCGGGATGGGCAGAGCTGCCTTTTGAGTAGATGGAATATATTGTCTCCATAATGTCCTGCCCCCAAAAAATCACCTTCGAAGCCTGTGATTTCATTGTGTAAGTCTGTTCTCTTGCATAGAAGAGAGATccctttttttttgccattatattttgtatgaaaattaaaatgcccTTAGGAAGAAATAAGTCTTAGAAGTTAACCCGCTGGCAAAATAGAGTATTAGATTTTTGGAGTTGGAAGGTTTTTAGAGGCCAGCCAGTCTACCTGTTTCTGACATGAGGGAGAAGAGGTTAGAGAACTTGCCTGAGGTTCTATCTATCAGCAGTAGAGGAAGAGCAGTCTTCCTTCCCTACCTCTCTCTGCCAGAAAATGACATCTGGGTCCTGGGAGATGACAGGACTTGGGAGTgagagggcagggaagggatGACACGTCTCTGGGAAGAAGagggcttctgagaggcaggagTATCCTCACATCCTTTCTTGGGAGTGGTTCTAGCAAAAGTAATCAGCTGTTgttaactgaaaggaaaaaactaagGTCTCTCCCCCGAGAAGCTTTAAGCACGGAGTAGACATGTTTCCATCTAGGCTGGAGATACAGGGATCAACTTGCTGGTTTCCTGATAACTCTGTCAGCTCAATGATTTTTAATTACAGCATCGTGCCTCCAATTTCTTGCTGTTTTCTCTACCGCCAATTAGAATTTGAATGCCATTACAAATCTGATAACTTCTGCAGACCATCTTTGCTGTGAAGGCTAGAGATGTCTGGTTACTAGCAACACGCAGAAGATGCAGGACCGTGCAGTCCCTGTGGCACACACATGACCTAGGTCTAGAGCCCCGGCAGAGAATAGTAATGAGCCAGCACTCTGCTGTGCATGAAGAGTGCTTGCTCCGCCCAGCAGTGGAGTGAGAATACGGACCAAAGGAGCCATGGAGACACACTGGCTCCTGGCCTGGAAGGATAGGTTGAAAAATTCAAGTTATATGACCAGCCAGCTATAGATACACTCCCTTTTATTAGTTCCTTATTCTGCGTCTGCCACCTGCCACCAGCCAGCTCTGTAACTGAGCAAGTCAATCCACTTCTCTGGGCCCTATTTTGCACCCCCAGCTGGGGATAAAGGAATTAGATTTCTTATGCAGATATTAGGAGTCCTTCTACTGCTGTCTGCTTATGCTGCTAAAGGCAGTGTGGCATAGGAGATGGCGTGGGCCATTGATCACGCAGCCCTGAATTTGCATGTTGGCTCCACACTCATCTTAATTCTTGATTTATCCCCTTACTTGTCACTTAGATGCTTCATCCCCTAAGATTTCcctaagatttttctttcccttctttttctgaaCACTCACTCTCTGCACAATTTTGCCCAATCTTTCCCAACTTCCAGAATACATATATACCTTCAATTCCCTAAAACTCAATCCCATTTCTTCCaagctctttcctttcttccttcccactttccttcttcccttctcctttactcccacctctccttcctctcctttacttgcttctctttccctttcctccctcttagTGGTAAGTGCTAGGCACTAGGGTATGTGCAGAATAATCATTTCTGGGCCATGAAGAATTGTACCACAGGAtgtggggagatggagaagcagaaacAAGTCAGGGTGGTGCATTCTCTAGTAGAGATGTGCAAAGCATTGATAGtatacagaaagggagacaatGACTCCCTGGGAGGCACTAATCTGCTGTGAAACTTCTAATAACTATGCAAGCAatgtcccaggtctccagatgtTTTACAGTCAGTGGAGGGAAAGACCTAACATACAATGTGCGCGCCCCTTCTCAGAGAGCAGAAACGACCGACAGCAGCAACAGAGCCCCCGAAGGTCCACACTACATCTGGTTGGTGCTTCACTTGTGACTCCTGAGCAACCACATCAGCCACCTTATTCTTGCCTCCAAGGCACACTCAGGGGACAGCTGTGGGAGGTCCATGTGGTACAGTGGCGGCCTCCACTCCTTGAGGGGGCAGTATTCTGAAACCAGTGCTTTGCCAACATTAATGTGCATATGATTCACCTGAAGATTTGGATTCAGCAGGCCCAAGAGAGGCCCCAGATTCTGCACATCTCActagttcccaggtgatgctgcgaCAGCTGGTCCAGAGACCACACTTGGAGGAGCCAGTTGCCACAGAGTATGTCTGTCATTTCTCTGCAGCACTTGGGACTCTAAAATGGGAGTCTACCAGCAATCAGAGGGGCTAAGAAACCAAAAGGTCAGTAGTGTCTGGCTAGGAGGTGAGGTCCTCACTTACAAACATCTTGGTGCTCTGTAGTTTCTCCACCACATAGGAACCTACAGA
Protein-coding sequences here:
- the BRINP2 gene encoding BMP/retinoic acid-inducible neural-specific protein 2; amino-acid sequence: MRWQCGTRFRGLGRAAAPWATLLALGLPGWVLAVSATAAAAPPEQHAPPAGQPPLDWLLTDRGPFHRAQEYADFMERYRQGFTTRYRIYREFARWKVNNLALERKDFFSLPLPLAPEFIRNIRLLGRRPNLQQVTENLIKKYGTHFLLSATLGGEESLTIFVDKRKLSRKTETAGSVPVVGGSGNSSAVSLETLHQLAASYFIDRESTLRRLHHIQIATGAIKVTETRTGPLGCSNYDNLDSVSSVLVQSPENKVQLLGLQVLLPEYLRERFVAAALSYITCSSEGELVCKGNDCWCKCSPTFPECNCPDADIQAMEDSLLQIQDSWVTHNRQFEESEEFQALLKRLPDDRFLNSTAISQFWAVDTSLQHRYQQLGASLKLLVKKTHRIVRRLFNLCKRCHRQPRFRLPKERSLSYWWNRVQSLLYCGESTFPGTFLEQSHSCTCPYDQSSCQGPIPCALGEGPACAHCAPDNSTRCGGCNPGYVLAQGLCRPEVAESLENFLGLETDLQDLELKYLLQKRDSRIEVHSIFISNDMRLGSWFDPSWRKRMLLTLKSNKYKPGLVHVMLALSLQICLTKNSTLEPVMAIYVNPFGGSHSESWFMPVNEGSFPDWERTNVDAAAQCRNWTITLGNRWKTFFETVHVYLRSRIKSLDDSSNETIYYEPLEMTDPSKNLGYMKINTLQVFGYSLPFDPDAIRDLILQLDYPYTQGSQDSALLQLIELRDRVNQLSPPGKVRLDLFSCLLRHRLKLANNEVGRIQSSLRAFNSKLPNPVEYETGKLCS